A region of the Dehalococcoidales bacterium genome:
CTTTCTTCGATTTTGCGTACTGCAAGGCGGCATGTAGTATGGCCCCTGTTGTCGGCCCGACGGGAACCCCGTCCTTTCAGGCTAAGGCCATAGCTGTTTTGTACGCATCAACATCAGTCACAGCCACGGTATCATCTATTACCGACCTGTCCACGATCTAGGGGATGAACTCCTCGTCCAGACCGGTGATTCTCTTCATGCCCGGCAATTTATGGTTAGAGGAGGCAGGTTCTACGCCGATTATCTTGATATCAGGGTTCTGTTCCTTAAGAAACCGGCCAATTCCGCTAATGGTGCCGCAGGTGCCAAAACCGGCGAAGAAATAGTTAACCTTACCCTGTGTTTGCCGCCAGATTTCCGGCCCCGTATTCCGGTAGTGGGCCTGGACGTTCAGTTCGTTTTCGTACTGATTGGGGCTGACATAGCCGTCTTTGGTCGCCGGGCTCAGTATCAAGGCATTAACCAGCCCCCTGGCTCCTTCGGTAGGGAACAGGGGACAGAGAGCGTCATCAGCCTCGAAAAGTGTTGCGCCAAGGAACTTGAGGATTATCTTCTTTTCTTCCGGGATTCTTTCCGGTACGGCTATTTCTATCGGTATCCCCCGGGCATTGGCGATACAGGCGAGGGCAATGCCGGTATTGCCGGAGGATGGCTCAACAATGGTCCTGTCTCCCACTTCCATCCCTCTGAGCATCTCAAGGGCGATTCTATCCTTCACGGAGCCGAAGGGATTATATCTCTCCAGCTTCAGGTAGATGGGAAAATCCTGATTCGGATTGACCCTGTTTAACCTGACCAGGGGGGTCGGATTTTCCGTGCTGGCGATAAGCTGGGTGATATCAGAATAGACTCTCAGCTTGTGGCCTGGTTCTATATTTGTCATTTCAGTCTCTGAGTGTGGATACCACACTCCCCTCCACATTTACTGGTATTTTGCCATCTGCCATCACGCTCAAGTTCTCCACCAACATTGGAACATGGGGCGCAGCCCAGAGAGCGGTAGCCCCGGGCGTACCATGTATGAGGCTCAATGCCCCTGGTAGCCATGTACCGCCATATCTCGGCTTCGGTAAAGCTTAGAATCGGGTTTATCTTAATCAACCCGCCCTTCTCTTCAATTTCCTGGTAGTCTACCCTGGTTCTGCCTTCAGTGTTCCTCAAGCCGGTTATCCAGGCGTCGAGATCGCCGACGGCTATTCTGGTCGGTTCAACTTTAAGCAACCGGCAGCATTCATCCGGCTCCACTTTGTATATCGCCTCTCCTGTTCCGTTCAAAGTGAGTGCGGCTTTCTCCTTGAACTCATCGGCCGGCAACAGAACCACTTCCAGGGAATCATCCCGCAGAATCTCCGGAACACTATCAGCCACCATATAGACAGTGACATCGAGGTTCATTGTTTCGTTCATTCGCTTGAGGTACTCAAAAGTCTCTAACGGTTTAAACTGCGTCATTACCGAGAAAACTTTAATATCCGGCGCCACTTCCCGGGCGAGATTGACAGCGACCATACTGTCCTTCCCGAAAGAGCAGGCGACAGCTATCCGAGGATAGTTTCTTACCGCTTCCTCAATTAACTCCTTGGCGCGCTCGACCTTCCTCACTTCGGTCATCACTTCTGTCGTCATGGTTAATGTTACTCCTTTCCGTTTAATATCATCGTGATTGCGACTACTCGATGCCCTTTCAGGTGTACATATTACCTGCCGCCCAGTACTTTTTCCTCTCTTCAGGTGTATCAATAACATCCAGACCCAAAGGTCTGACCACCTCATCCAGGTATCCGGGGAGACCAAGGCGGAGAAGGGTAGCCCCGATTCTCTCTCTACCTAGGCTGTTAGCCTGGTACCACTCCGCGGTCTTCTCAATAAGGGCAAAACACTGCTCGTCAGTGGCCAGTTGAGCGATTTCATAGGCAAAGATGGGGTGTCTACCGTGTTTGCCGCCTACCCGGATGAGCCACCCCTTCCTCCCCGCAATCATGGCATCCAGCGGGCAGACCTTGATGCAGTCGCCGCAGTAGATGCACTTGCTGTCATCCCTGACCGGAAGGCCGTTTACCATGGTGAGCGCCTTTTCTTCACAGGTGGAGACGCAGAGCGTACAGCCATTACACAAGTCTTCTATCAATTCCGGCTCAGCCATACCCTGAAATCCCAGGTCCATCTCCCGGCTGCGGGCGCAGTCAATAGGACAACCGGAGAAGGAAATCTTGAATTTATGATGGCCGGTGGCAGAGCCAAAATAGCGCTTGTCCACCTCAATGCACATACCTTGAGTATCCATGAGGCCATTGGGATTATAGGTGCACCCGGCGCAGGCGGTCGGCACCCGGATACGCGGGCCGCAGGAAGCAACCGACCAGTTAATCTCCTTCAGCTCGGCGGCAATAGTATCGAAGTACTGGTAGTGAACATAAGGGACTTCTATGGACTGGCGGAAGGAGTTATGGATTTCTCCCCGTCCGTATTTTTCCGCAATCTCAGCGGCTTTACGTAGCTGCTCTGATGTCACCCTACCCCCGGGACAGCGCAGCCTGACCGTAAAGAGGTTCTCCTGGGTCTGCTTGATGAACCCCCCGCTCTTTAGCGTCTCAAAGTCCATCTTCAGTCGGCGGGATTCCTGTCTTAGTTTCGCATCCATCTCCGTAATTACTCCAGAATCAGTTATTTGCCCGGATAAACTTCCTGGAAAAGCCAGGTGGTCAGGTAGCGCTCACCGGTATCGGGCAGGATGGCCACGATAAGTTTGCCCTTATTTTCCGGTCTTTTGGCTACTTCCAACGCTACCCAGGCAGCCGCCCCGGATGAGATACCGGCCAGTATGCCTTCTTCCTTAGCCAGTCTCCTGGCAATGATGCCGGCATCCTCATTGGTCACTTTGACAATTTCATCAATTAAATCCGCTCGCAAAATGTCAGGGATAAAACCGGCCCCGATGCCCTGGATCTTGTGGGGTCCCGGTTTCCCCCCGGAAAGCACCGGAGAATCGACCGGCTCGACGGCGATTGCCTTAAATCCGGGCTTCCTCTGCTTGATAACTTCAGCCACGCCGGTGATTGTACCGCCGGTACCCACCCCGGATATCAGGATATCTACCTTGCCTTCGGTATCCCGCCAGATCTCCTCAGCGGTGGTCACCCGGTGTATCTCCGGATTAGCCGGGTTCTTGAACTGCTGTGGCATGTAGTAGTTAGTGTTCTCGGCGACAAGCTGCTCCGCCCTTTTTATTGCGCCGGGCATTCCTTCTGTCCCGGGAGTCAGTATCAGTTCAGCGCCGAAAATGGACAGCAGGTGTCTGCGTTCCATTGACATAGTGTCGGGCATGGTCAGAATTAGCTTATAGCCTCTGGCAGCGCAGACAAAAGCGAGGGCGATACCGGTATTACCGCTGGTAGGCTCAACGATGACCGTATTCTTATTGATAAGCCCCTTCGCTTCAGCGTCCACAATCATGGCGACGCCTATTCTATCCTTGACACTCCCGATGGGATTAAAAGATTCAAGCTTGGCGACTACATCAGCCTGAATGCCTTCGGTTATACGGTTTAATCTCACCAGCGGCGTATTCCCGATTAATTCGGTAGAGTCTCTGGCAATCCCCCTGGTGAGTATTGGTATCTCTATCGTCTTGTACCGGATCTTCTCAATTTTCTGTGCTGGCTTGTCCATCTTTCTGCTTATTCTCCTTATCTTTCAAAATTCCAGGAGCTACGCTGGCAGTTAATTTAGATATAATACATGACTTCTGCGCTCAATTCCTTTTTCCTCTGCCTCTCTACCAGGTCCTGCAGGGTAGTCGATTCCAAAACCCCATCCATCGCCTTCTTCAGTTCTCCCCAGATGTCACGGGGCACACACAGTTCTGAGCGACTACACAAATCCGGATTGTTGACGCATTCTACCGGAGCTATCGAACCTTCGAGGAGCTGAATAACCTCGCTCAGTTTTATTTCCTCAGGACGCCTGGCCAGGGAAACTCCACCTTTGGCGCCCCGCGCGCTGCGCAGGATACCGCCGGCGATGAGGGGAGCAATCACCCGTTCCAGGTACTGGAGTGGAATCTGCTGTCTCCGGGCAACATCTTTCAATAGTACCGGTCCCTCTCCCTGGTGAAGAGCTAACTCCAGCAAAGCCCTGGTGCCATACTGTCCTCGGGTGGAAATTTTCATTGGCTGCCTCCATATGTTGACTAATACAATCAACAAAGTACAGAATAGCCTATTTCAAGAGGATTGTCAATAGGTGATTAACGGTATTTAACGAAAACTTTACAAGTGTAACGAAATCTTTACAACAACTACCTTTGTGCCTACTTTCACTACAGGATATGTTCTGCTATAATAGCACTGTTTTTTAACTCCATCCGCTATATTAATCAATTGCTCGGAGAAGTAAAGCATGAAAGGATTTTCCAGATAAGTGGCAGCGCTAAGCCAAATCCTTGCTCTGGTAATCTTCATCTCCATGTTTATCGCCATTGTCATCGGCAAGGTACACCGTTATATCCCGGCTTTGATTGGCGCCGCTTTGACCTTAACTGTAGTATTTCTTCTCGTCTTACGAGACACACACGCAATAACCAGTGTTTTGAACCTGGGGCAGCTCACGCAGTTCAAGTTCTGGGTACCCGGTGAAGAACACATTGAATCTCAGGGCATCAACTGGCAGACCATCATCTTTATAGGCGGTATGATGGTAATGGTGGAGAGCATGGGAGAGACGGGATTCTTCCACTGGATATGCCTGCATATTGCCAAACTGGTCAATTACAGGATAGTACCCATATTGATTACCTTCATGCTGCTGGCCGGTTTCCTGTCAATGTTCATTGACAGCATCACGGTGCTGTTATTCATGGCGGCGGTAGTCATCGAGCTGGCCCGTCTGCTTAAGTTTGACCCCGTTCCGGTAATAATCGCCATGATTTTTGCCGCAAATACCGGCGGCAGCGCTACCATGAGCGGTGACCCGCCCAATATCATCATCGGCACTGCCCTGGGTTATACCTTCATTGATTTTGCCCGGAATACGGGTGTTATTGCCTGGGCTTCAATGGTATTAACAGTAGGATACTTTTACCTGATGTTCCGTAAGTCCCTGGCTGTTTCTCAGGCTGAAGCGGACGCCGCCGCCACACGGTACCCTGAACCTGGAGAGGTCATCTCTAACCCCTTCCTCTTCAGGATAAACACCGCAATATTCATCCTGGTAGTAACTTTAATAATTACTCATGCCGAGACCGGGATGTCAGTAGCGCTGATAGGTGTGATTGCAGCCTCTTTAACCCTGCTGGCTGCCTTTAAGAGAGCTCCGCATATTGTGCAGAGGGTTGACTGGCGTACCCTGGTCTTCTTTATCGGGCTGTTTATCGCTGTCGGCGGACTGGAGGAAACAGGTACGCTGAAGATGCTGGCGGAATATATTGGAGACGTATCACAGGGCAATATCGCCGTGGTGATACCTATCATCCTGTGGATTTCCGCGTCCGCTTCGGCTGTCGTCGATAACATTCCTTTTGCCGCGACCATGGTACCGGTAATAAAAGACCTCTCTTTGACGGCGGGCTTCCCCCTGCCGACGTTAGCCTGGACACTGGCTTTAGGTACGGATATCGGAGGTAATGCTACTCCCATTGGAGCCTCAGCCAACGTCGTCGGTACCGCCATTGCCGAGAAGGAGGGCCACCCCATTAGCTGGGGCGTTTTCTGTAAATATGCCGTCCCGGCGACTATTATGGTGCTTGCCTTATGCTGGTTGTTACTAATCGTCAGATACGCTTAATCAGGGGGTGAGAAAATGTTCGAGAGAATTCTGGTTGCGTTAGATGGGTCAGAACTGAGTGAGGTATCCCTGCATTACGCAACGGAACTGGCCGCAACTTTAGAATCGATGGTGGATCTGGTCTACGTATGTGAACCTGCGGAGACCGAGTACCGTCACATGCACCAACTCTATATTGAAAAGGTCGCCCAGCACATGAAGAGCCGTATCAAGGCTTATCAGCCAGGAACAGAGCTTCCGGCTTCACGGGTAAAACCGGTAATACTGGATGGGGAGCCGGCCGCTGAAATCCTCAACTATGCGGAAAAAAACGATATCGGTATAATTGTCATGGCATCCTACGGCCGTTCCGGCATATTACCCTGGCCATGGGGCAGTACCGCCGATAAGATTCTACACGCCGCTCACAGACCGCTGCTGCTCATTAAACCTGAGACGCCCGTGACTGAAAAAGAGCAGGGTAAACTACTAAGTAAAATACTCCTGCCGCTGGATGGGTCTAAAACTGGTGAAGCCGCACTACCCCATGTCAAGGAAATAGCCCGGAGAATTAAGACAGAAATAGTCCTTCTACAGGTAGTGCCTCTGGGACAGTATACTCACACTGTAGGGGGAACGAACTACGTTCTTTTCCCGGAGCAGGAGGTACAGAACTTGCAAGCAAGAGCCAAGGAATACCTTGAAGAAACGGCCGAAGAACTGAAAGGTACAAAGGCGACAGTGATGGTAGAAGTGAAGACCGGGCAGGCTGACCAGGAAATAATCAAGTTCGCTGAACATGAGGATGTCCGTCTGGTAGCGATATCAAGCCATGGCCGTTCCGGTCTCAAGCAGTGGATGACGGGCAGCGTAACTCATAAAGTTTTGCAGGCTAGCCATACGCCGGTGCTGGTGGTAAGAGTGCTAGAAGCAAAAGCGTAGCAATTTGCCCGGCACACCAGCTATGGGGTATTATGGAAGGGAGCCCCTGTAGCTCAGGTGGATAGAGCACCAGCCTCCGGAGCTGGGTGCGAGCGTTCGAGTCGCTCCAGGGGCGCTTTTCTAAAAGAGTAAATATAAGAGTGTCATATCTTTAGATTAAATCAGGAGGCTAATTTGATAGACACCGGCGGGCTTGTTGAAATCAGGTGGCACGGTCGGGGCGGGCAGGGTGCCGTTACTTCGGCCGAGTTGATAGCGCAGGCCGCGATTAATGAGGGCAAGTATGCTCAGGCGTTTCCCAGCTTTGGCCCGGAAAGAAGGGGCGCTCCGGTTCTGGCTTTTGACAGAATAAATCAGCGGGAGCCTATACGTATCAGGGCGGAGATAACCCAACCTGATGTGGTGATAGTCCTTGACCCCGGACTGTTAACCGTTATGAATGTCGCCGCGGGGCTGAAAGAGCAAGGTATAGTTATCATCAACACCAGGAAAACGATTGAGGAAATCAGGTCCGACTCCAAGATTAAAGCCAGTCTGGCTCTGGTTGATGCCACCAGCATCGCCCGTGAAGTGCTGGGGGTGCCTATCGTCAATACCACCATGGTAGGCGCTTTAATCAGGGCAACGGGTATTATCAAATTAGAATCGATGAACGAACCGATAGAAAAACGCTTCGGCAGACTTGCCGAGCGGAACATCAAGGCGATGGAAAAAGCCTACCAGGAAACCTTAATCGTGGAGTGATGATAAATGGCAAAAACTGAAGGTGAGTTGACCTGGAAAGACCTGGAGATTGGCGCTATCTGCACCGAGCCGGGGAGCGCCAGCCAGTACAGGACCGGTGATTGGCGTTCGCAGAGGCCGACCTATGACTTTAGCAAATGCATCAAGTGCGGCATTTGCTATATGTTCTGCCCGGAAGGCTGTATCGGGCAGAATGAAGAAGGGTATTTCCGGGCTAACCTGTACTACTGCAAGGGCTGTGGTATTTGCGCCCGGGAGTGTCCGACCAGGGTGATAACCATGGTAGAGGAGGAATAATGGCCAAGAGGGTAGGGATTGAAGTCTCCATAGCTATCAGTGACGCCGTCAAAATGGCTAACGCTGATGTTATTTCCGCTTACCCCATCACTCCCCAAACACATATTGTCGAGCACCTGGCAGAGCTGGTAGCCAATGGTGAGCTGGATGCCGAGTTTATTCCCGTGGAATCGGAGCACTCGGCGATGAGTGCCTGCCTGGGGTCTGCCGCCGTCGGCGCGCGGACTTTTACCGCTACCGCCGGTCAGGGACTGGAACTGATGCATGAAGTACTGTATGTCGCCTCTGCTATGCGTCTACCGATAGTTATGGCGGTAGCCAACCGGGCTTTATCAGCGCCGCTGAGCGTCTGGGGCGACCATTCTGACGCAATGGCGATTAGAGATACCGGCTGGATACAGATATTTGTTGAGAACGGACAGGAAGCTTTGGATAATATCTTCTGCGCTTTCCGTATCGCTGAGGACAAACGCGTTTTACTGCCGGTAGCAGTCCATCTCGATGGATTTCACCTATCGCACATGATTGAACCGATAATATTCCCTGAACAGAGCGAAGTTGACCGCTTCCTGCCACCCAACCAGTACCCCTTACCACTGAATCCTGACAAACCGGTGGCGATGGGTGATTTCGCCCCGCCAATCATCTATACCGAGGCGAAGTGGGCGCAGGAACAGAACCTCAGAGCCTCCAAAGAGATAATCCTGGAGTGCTGGCATGCCTTCGGGGAAAGCTTCCAGCGTCATTATTCTCCCGTGGAAACCTATCGCAGTGAAAACGCCGGGGTGCTCCTGCTGACCATGGGCAGTTTCAGTGAGACGGCAATGGTAGCCGTGGACAAAGTACGGGAAGCCGGTAAAGAGGTCGGACTGATAAAGCTCCGGCTGTGGCGGCCCTTTCCCTTTGAGGAACTCCGCCATGCGGTGAAAGGCGCTGACATCCTCATTGTACTGGATCGAGCCCTTTCTACTGGCGGGCCGGGCGGGCCGGTAGCCTCCGAAATTAAAGCGGCTCTGTATAACGAGCCTAAAAAACCCAAAGTAGTCAGCTTCGTTGGCGGCCTGGGGGGAAGGGATATCAGCGTTTCCGGATTTGAAGACATCATCAACCAGGGCATCAAGCTGGCCCGGAGGAAAAGCGGACGGGAATTCGAGATATTTGGAGTCAGGGAATGATTGATAAGTATTCGGTTTATGTGCCTCGACTGGCCACCAAGAAGGAGAAGTTCGCCCCCGGGCACCGCGCCTGCATCGGCTGTGGAGAAGCTCTGGCGGTAAGGTTAGCCTGTAAAGCCCTGGGTAGTAACATGATAGTGGTGAACGCCACCGGATGCATGGAGATCGTTGCTTCCCAGCTTCCCTACACTACTTGGCGTACTCCCTGGATACATACTCTTTTTGAGAATACGGCCGCCGTAGCCTCCGGTATAGAATCAGGACTCAAAGCCATGAGACGAAAGGGGAGAGCCCCGGATCAGGACATCAATGTTGTCGCCATCGCTGGTGACGGCGGTACCAGTGACATCGGGCTTCAGGCATTATCCGGGGCACTGGAAAGGGGTCACGACTTCGTTTACCTCTGTTTTGATAATGAAGCTTACATGAATACCGGTATCCAGCGGTCTTCCGCAACTCCTTATGGCGCTTCGACGACCACCTCCCCGGCCGGAACGGAGAGTATCGGGCAGTTCACCTGGAAGAAGAATATGCCGGCTATTGTCGCCGCTCACGACATACCCTATGTCGCCACCGCTTCTCCCAGCTACCCCTTCGATTTGATGGACAAGGTAGCCAAGGCAGCCGCCGTACAAGGGCCAGCCTACGTGCATATTTATTCGGTCTGTCCCACCGGCTGGCGCTGCGCGACTGACCTGGCAATCAAGCTGGGACGCCTGGTGGTGGAAACCGGTATCTTCCCGCTCTATGAAGTGGAGAACGGGAAATATAAAATGAGTATGGAACCGCCCCAGCTAAAATCGATAAAGGAGTACCTGAAATTGCAGGGGAGGTTCCGCCATCTCAGTGACGATACCATTGACATGATTCAGGAAAGGGTGAGAAGGGAATATTATAGTCTTCTGGAGAAAGCGGAACATGACAGCAAAAACCAAAGGGCTTGAGGCAACGGTTAATAAAGTACTGAAGAAGTACCGGAAGGACAAGGGGATGCTGGTCTCCATCTTGCAGGATATCCAGGCGGAATATAATTACTTGCCCAGGGAAGCCTTGAAGCAGGTCTGCGAAGGTCTGGTTGTTCCCCTCAGCCAGGTATATAGTGTGGCTACTTTCTTTAAGGCTTTCAGCTTGCAGCCCAGAGGGCGTCACTTGATTAATGTGTGTATGGGTACTGCCTGTCATGTCCGGGGGGGAATCCGGATCCTGGAAAAGCTTGAGCGCGAACTGGAAATCAGCTCCGGCGCCACCACCCCGGACCTCAAGTTTACCCTGGAAACGGTCAACTGTGTCGGCGCCTGCGCTTTAGGCCCAATCGTGAAAGTTGACGATGACTACCACGGAGAAATGACTACGGATAAAGTTGTCTCCGTGCTGAAGAACTATAGCTAGATATTGGAGGCTATTGCCCGTGGCAAAGATAAAGACCCTGGAAGAGTTAGAAATCCTGAGGAAATCGATAATCGGCAGGCGAGACCCTCAGAAAGCCAGCATCACGGTCTGCGGCGGCACCGGCTGCCATGCTCACGGGTGTGAAAAGGTAGCCGCCGCCTTCAAGCAGGCCATAGAGCAGCAGGATATGGTCAATAAGGTTGACCTGAGGATTACCGGCTGCCACGGTTTCTGCGAGCGGGGTACGCTGGTCGTCGTCAAACCTCAGGACATCTTCTATCAGAGAGTAAAGGAAAGGGATGTCCCGGTAATCCTCTCCGAGACCGTCGGCAAGGGTAATGTCATTGAGAGGCTGCTCCATACAGATCTGGAGACGAAGCAGAAAATAGCCCATGAACTCGAAGTCCCCTTCTACAAGAGACAGAACCGGCTCATCCTCGGTAGTAACGGCCTGATTGACCCCAGAGTGATTGAGGACTGTCTGGCTGTAGGCGGCTATACCGCCATGGCCAAGGTATTATCGACAATGACGCCGGAACAGGTCATTGAAGAGATAAAGAGGTCCGGCTTACGGGGCCGCGGTGGAGGTGGCTTCCCCACCGGTATCAAGTGGGAGACCACGCGCCGGGCACAAGGCAAGACCAAGTATGTCATCTGCAACGCCGACGAGGGCGACCCCGGGGCCTATATGGACAGGAGCCTGATGGAAGGTAATCCGCACAGCGTTCTCGAGGGTATGATAATCGGCGCTTACGCCATCGGCAGCAGCCAGGGTTATATCTATATCCGTAATGAGTATCCTCTGGCTGTAGAGAATGCCCGGATCGCCATTGAGCAGGCTCAAAGCTACGGACTGCTTGGGAAGAACATCCTCGGTTCCGGGTTTAGTTTCACGGTCAAGATAAACCGGGGAGGCGGCGCCTTTATCTGCGGCGAGTCCACGGCGTTGATAGCATCACTGGAAGGGTTTGTCGGTGAGCCCAGAGCTAAATACGTGCATACCGCGGAAAGGGGGCTGTGGGACATGCCGACCAATCTGAACAACGTCGAGACGTGGGCAAATGTGCCATTGATAATCAATCGCGGCGCCGGCTGGTATTCCAGGATAGGCACCGAGAACAGCAAAGGTACCAAGATTTTCTCGCTGGTGGGTAAAATCAATAATACCGGCCTGGTAGAAGTGCCGATGGGTATCACCCTGAGGGAGATTATCTTTGATATCGGCGGGGGTATTCCCGGAGGCAAGAAGTTCAAAGCTGTCCAGACCGGCGGGCCCTCCGGCGGCGTTATTCCGGAGAGCCTGATTGATCTGCCGGTGGACTTTGATGAACTGGCTAAGGCCGGTTCGATGATGGGTTCCGGGGGCATGATTGTCATGGACGAGAACACCTGTATGGTGGATATCGCCAAGTATTACGTGTCTTTTCTGGAGGGCGAGTCCTGCGGCAAATGCGTGCCCTGCCGGGAAGGTTTGAAGAGAATGCGGGAAATCCTGACTGACATCACCGATGGCAGGGGCGAGGAAGATGATATTGAACTGCTGGAAAGCCTGTCGGCGGCGTTAGTTGACGGCTCTCTATGCGCCCTTGGGCAGACAGCGCCCAACCCCGTGCTGACCACCCTGCGCTACTTCCGGGACGAATATGAGGCGCACATTCAAGACCGGGCCTGCCCCGCTGGCGTCTGCAAGGAGCTGATTACCTACTGCATCAATGAAGATAATTGCCCGGGCTGCGGGCTTTGTGTCAAAGCCTGCCCGACACAGGCGATTACCCTGCAGGGGAAACGGAAACCGGCCATTCTAGACCAGGAAAAGTGCATCAAGTGCGGGGCCTGTTTCGATGTCTGCAAGCTCTGCGCTGTAGATATCCGGTAGTCGAAATAAAGTAAGGTGGGTGGAGATGATAACGTTTACCATTAACGGCCGCGAGATAAAGGCGGAAGAAGGGATGATGGTGCTGGACGCTGCCCGGGACAATAATATCTACATACCGGCGCTGTGCGTCAATGAAGCGGTTGAGCCTTACGGCGCCTGCCGGCTCTGCATGGTAGAGATTACTACCGCCCGCGGCCGGCAAAGGCTGGTCGCCTCCTGTTTATATCCGGTGGAAGAAGGGTTGACGGTAAGGACGGACTCGGAGCGGATTGCCCACGTGCGAAAGACTGTAATTGAACTGCTGCTTGCCAGGTGCCCCGATTCAGAGGTGATTCAGGACATGGCCAGGCAGCTCGGTGTTGAAGAATTGCCCTTCAGAACGGAGGAGGGCAACAGGAAGTGTATCCTCTGTGCCTTGTGCGCCCGCACCTGCCAGGAGGTCGTCGGCGTGTCGGCAATCAGCCTGGCCAGCCGGGGTGTGACACGCCAACTGTCTACCCCGTTCTACGAACCTTCCGAAGCCTGTATCGGCTGCGGCTCCTGTGCTTATGTCTGCCCCACCGGCGCTATTGAAATGGAAGATACCGGGGATACGCGGGCGGTGCGCTGGCCCCACAGCCAGATGGAGTTCAAGATGAGGAAGTGCAAGGTCTGCGGCAGCTACTGGATACCGGAGCGGCAGATTGAGCATATCACCCGGCTAGCCGGGATTTCCCCGGAAGACTTCGATGTCTGCTATAGCTGCCGGTAACAGGGCAGCTTTCTTTTCTGCGTAGAACACGGATTTCCGGCGTTATTACCTTGACAATACCATTCCGGCGGAAGCCGGAATCCAGTGAGAATCATGGTGCCTCCTGGATTGCGTGTCAAGCACGGAATGACGAAACACCTATTTCCATAACAATGCCCGCGGACGGCAGGCATGTTGCCACCCGGCTGAACCTCTGCTATACTTCCAGATGCGGGGTGTAGCGCAGTTGGCTAGCGCGCAGCGTTTGGGACGCTGAGGCCGGAGGTTCGAGTCCTCTCACCCCGACCAGTTAACCGCCTGCGGGATGTATAACAACATAATCTTGACATCTCACTTCAGGCAATCTATATTTCAGGTAGTGGGTCAATTTGACTTGCTGTTTATCA
Encoded here:
- a CDS encoding 4Fe-4S binding protein; the encoded protein is MAKTEGELTWKDLEIGAICTEPGSASQYRTGDWRSQRPTYDFSKCIKCGICYMFCPEGCIGQNEEGYFRANLYYCKGCGICARECPTRVITMVEEE
- a CDS encoding transketolase C-terminal domain-containing protein; its protein translation is MAKRVGIEVSIAISDAVKMANADVISAYPITPQTHIVEHLAELVANGELDAEFIPVESEHSAMSACLGSAAVGARTFTATAGQGLELMHEVLYVASAMRLPIVMAVANRALSAPLSVWGDHSDAMAIRDTGWIQIFVENGQEALDNIFCAFRIAEDKRVLLPVAVHLDGFHLSHMIEPIIFPEQSEVDRFLPPNQYPLPLNPDKPVAMGDFAPPIIYTEAKWAQEQNLRASKEIILECWHAFGESFQRHYSPVETYRSENAGVLLLTMGSFSETAMVAVDKVREAGKEVGLIKLRLWRPFPFEELRHAVKGADILIVLDRALSTGGPGGPVASEIKAALYNEPKKPKVVSFVGGLGGRDISVSGFEDIINQGIKLARRKSGREFEIFGVRE
- the porB gene encoding pyruvate synthase subunit PorB, with translation MIDKYSVYVPRLATKKEKFAPGHRACIGCGEALAVRLACKALGSNMIVVNATGCMEIVASQLPYTTWRTPWIHTLFENTAAVASGIESGLKAMRRKGRAPDQDINVVAIAGDGGTSDIGLQALSGALERGHDFVYLCFDNEAYMNTGIQRSSATPYGASTTTSPAGTESIGQFTWKKNMPAIVAAHDIPYVATASPSYPFDLMDKVAKAAAVQGPAYVHIYSVCPTGWRCATDLAIKLGRLVVETGIFPLYEVENGKYKMSMEPPQLKSIKEYLKLQGRFRHLSDDTIDMIQERVRREYYSLLEKAEHDSKNQRA
- the nuoE gene encoding NADH-quinone oxidoreductase subunit NuoE; this translates as MTAKTKGLEATVNKVLKKYRKDKGMLVSILQDIQAEYNYLPREALKQVCEGLVVPLSQVYSVATFFKAFSLQPRGRHLINVCMGTACHVRGGIRILEKLERELEISSGATTPDLKFTLETVNCVGACALGPIVKVDDDYHGEMTTDKVVSVLKNYS
- a CDS encoding NADH-ubiquinone oxidoreductase-F iron-sulfur binding region domain-containing protein, whose product is MAKIKTLEELEILRKSIIGRRDPQKASITVCGGTGCHAHGCEKVAAAFKQAIEQQDMVNKVDLRITGCHGFCERGTLVVVKPQDIFYQRVKERDVPVILSETVGKGNVIERLLHTDLETKQKIAHELEVPFYKRQNRLILGSNGLIDPRVIEDCLAVGGYTAMAKVLSTMTPEQVIEEIKRSGLRGRGGGGFPTGIKWETTRRAQGKTKYVICNADEGDPGAYMDRSLMEGNPHSVLEGMIIGAYAIGSSQGYIYIRNEYPLAVENARIAIEQAQSYGLLGKNILGSGFSFTVKINRGGGAFICGESTALIASLEGFVGEPRAKYVHTAERGLWDMPTNLNNVETWANVPLIINRGAGWYSRIGTENSKGTKIFSLVGKINNTGLVEVPMGITLREIIFDIGGGIPGGKKFKAVQTGGPSGGVIPESLIDLPVDFDELAKAGSMMGSGGMIVMDENTCMVDIAKYYVSFLEGESCGKCVPCREGLKRMREILTDITDGRGEEDDIELLESLSAALVDGSLCALGQTAPNPVLTTLRYFRDEYEAHIQDRACPAGVCKELITYCINEDNCPGCGLCVKACPTQAITLQGKRKPAILDQEKCIKCGACFDVCKLCAVDIR
- a CDS encoding 2Fe-2S iron-sulfur cluster-binding protein, which codes for MITFTINGREIKAEEGMMVLDAARDNNIYIPALCVNEAVEPYGACRLCMVEITTARGRQRLVASCLYPVEEGLTVRTDSERIAHVRKTVIELLLARCPDSEVIQDMARQLGVEELPFRTEEGNRKCILCALCARTCQEVVGVSAISLASRGVTRQLSTPFYEPSEACIGCGSCAYVCPTGAIEMEDTGDTRAVRWPHSQMEFKMRKCKVCGSYWIPERQIEHITRLAGISPEDFDVCYSCR